A window of the Zootoca vivipara chromosome 14, rZooViv1.1, whole genome shotgun sequence genome harbors these coding sequences:
- the MRPL28 gene encoding large ribosomal subunit protein bL28m — protein MPLHKIPPRLWDALKLQKGIYARLPAHYLRALKEETAAPPVAVHWKPRGVQHARNRKTGQRERVQDVPVPVYFPPESQQGLWGGEGLVCGWRYAKGDKLAARVKKTWKPQLFYRTLYSEILDKTLTITVTMRTMDQIDAAYGFDYYILKTPKAELCSKLGMDLKRTMLLRLARRDPSLHPDDPAKREAIYDKYKEFVIPEEEAEWVGLSLEEAVEKQRLLEKKDPVPLFKVYAEELVQQLEAQKLSESAEVQKV, from the exons ATGCCTCTGCACAAGATCCCTCCGCGGCTGTGGGACGCGCTGAAGCTGCAGAAGGGCATCTACGCGCGCCTGCCGGCCCACTACCTCCGCGCGCTGAAGGAGGAGACCGCGGCGCCGCCCGTCGCCGTCCACTGGAAGCCCCGCGGCGTCCAGCACGCGCGGAACCGCAAGACCGGCCAGCGGGAGCGCGTGCAGGACGTGCCCGTGCCTGTCTACTTCCCTCCCGAGAGCCAGCAGGGCCTGTGGGGCGGCGAGGGCCTGGTGTGCGGCTGGCGCTACGCCAAGGGAGACAAG CTTGCCGCCAGGGTAAAGAAGACCTGGAAGCCGCAGCTCTTCTATCGAACTCTCTACAGTGAGATCCTGGATAAGACGCTGACGATTACAGTCACTATGCGGACGATGGACCAGATTGATGCCGCCTATGGCTTTGATTATTACATCTTAAAG ACCCCAAAAGCTGAGCTGTGTTCTAAACTGGGCATGGACCTGAAACGCACAATGCTTTTACGACTTGCCCGCCGGGATCCTTCCCTCCATCCAGATGACCCAGCAAAGAGGGAGGCTATTTACGACAAATACAAG GAGTTTGTGATcccagaggaagaggcagaatgGGTTGGGCTGAGTTTGGAAGAAGCTGTGGAAAAGCAGCGACTCCTGGAGAAGAAG GACCCTGTTCCTTTGTTCAAAGTCTATGCAGAAGAACTGGTGCAGCAGCTCGAAGCACAGAAACTGTCTGAATCGGCTGAAGTGCAGAAGGTCTAA